A single Herpetosiphonaceae bacterium DNA region contains:
- a CDS encoding cyclase family protein: MCLPETLAALNAAVSRRDVFKGVAAAALGATLPQITQAEPARSVRVSRAVDLTHIMGTQMPVFPGYDPMRIDVIRTHDRDGYYVNRLTLAEHTGTHMDAPLHFAKDGLSVHAIPAERLIGPLAVIDIRARVARDPDAMVMPDDILVWERRHGRLPAGAIVIMNSGWATRIGDSAAFLNADAGGTLHFPGWSKAATDLLMNERRVIGIGVDTLSLDHGASKDFAVHYSWLPSGRWGLENVANLTEVSPAGAMLFVGAPKVYGGSGGPTRLIAVM, from the coding sequence ATGTGTCTACCGGAAACACTCGCCGCGTTGAATGCCGCCGTTAGCCGTCGAGATGTGTTCAAAGGTGTTGCCGCCGCCGCCCTTGGGGCGACACTTCCGCAGATCACCCAGGCCGAGCCAGCCCGATCCGTGCGCGTGAGCCGCGCCGTCGATCTCACACATATTATGGGAACCCAGATGCCCGTTTTCCCCGGCTACGATCCGATGCGGATCGACGTAATCCGCACCCATGATCGAGACGGATATTATGTGAATCGGCTCACGCTGGCCGAGCACACCGGCACGCATATGGACGCGCCGCTGCATTTCGCGAAAGATGGCCTGTCGGTGCATGCCATCCCCGCCGAGCGGCTGATCGGCCCGCTGGCGGTGATCGATATTCGCGCGCGTGTCGCCCGCGACCCCGATGCCATGGTGATGCCCGACGATATTCTGGTCTGGGAGCGGCGTCACGGTCGGCTGCCTGCCGGGGCGATCGTGATCATGAACAGCGGATGGGCCACGCGGATCGGCGATAGCGCGGCATTCCTCAACGCCGATGCTGGCGGCACGCTGCATTTTCCGGGCTGGAGCAAGGCCGCAACCGATCTGCTGATGAACGAGCGCAGGGTGATCGGCATCGGCGTCGATACGTTGAGTCTCGACCACGGGGCGTCAAAGGATTTTGCGGTGCATTACTCGTGGCTGCCGAGCGGGCGCTGGGGCCTCGAAAACGTGGCAAATCTCACGGAGGTGTCGCCCGCCGGTGCGATGCTCTTTGTCGGCGCTCCAAAAGTCTACGGCGGCTCAGGCGGCCCAACACGCCTGATCGCGGTGATGTAA
- a CDS encoding uracil-DNA glycosylase, producing the protein MQPQLPPSWQPLLADEFDKPYFHRLRGFLDDERREHAVYPPEPEVFSAFELTPYDAVNVLLLGQDPYHDDNQAHGLCFSVRPGIKPPPSLKNIFKELRDDLGCRVPNNGYLVPWARQGILLLNAVLTVRAHEPNSHKNKGWEQFTDTVIRTVNDKDDGVIFVLWGSYAQKKRDLIDTARHTIVEGVHPSPLSAKRGFFGSRPFSKINAALREHGKPEIDWQLPDL; encoded by the coding sequence ATGCAGCCTCAACTTCCACCATCCTGGCAGCCCTTGCTGGCCGACGAGTTCGACAAGCCCTATTTCCACCGCCTGCGCGGCTTCCTCGACGACGAGCGACGCGAGCACGCGGTCTATCCGCCGGAGCCGGAAGTCTTCTCCGCCTTCGAGCTAACGCCGTATGATGCCGTGAACGTGCTGCTGCTGGGCCAGGACCCGTATCACGACGACAACCAGGCGCACGGGCTGTGCTTTTCGGTACGGCCCGGCATCAAGCCGCCGCCGTCGCTCAAAAATATCTTCAAGGAGCTGCGCGACGACCTAGGCTGCCGCGTGCCCAATAACGGCTACCTCGTGCCGTGGGCCAGGCAGGGCATCCTGCTGCTCAACGCGGTGCTGACCGTGCGGGCGCACGAGCCGAACTCGCACAAAAACAAAGGCTGGGAGCAGTTCACCGACACCGTGATCCGCACTGTCAACGACAAAGACGACGGCGTGATCTTTGTGCTGTGGGGCAGCTACGCGCAGAAGAAGCGCGATCTGATCGACACCGCGCGTCACACGATCGTCGAGGGCGTGCATCCGTCGCCGCTCTCGGCCAAGCGCGGCTTTTTCGGCAGCAGGCCATTCTCGAAGATCAACGCGGCGCTGCGTGAGCATGGCAAGCCGGAGATCGACTGGCAGCTTCCGGATCTCTGA
- the carA gene encoding glutamine-hydrolyzing carbamoyl-phosphate synthase small subunit, with the protein MDALLVLEDGRVFWGRSFGADGETTGEVVFATGMTGYQEVLTDPSYAGQIVTMTAAHIGNTGVNEIDPEAEKPYVAGFLVRAYSDDYSSWRARTGLSHYLRENNIIALADIDTRALTRHIRAKGALRAAISTETDDVDHLLSLARATPSMEGLDLASGVGTHEIYTWTEGSGEWASETTPIQPRFHVVAYDFGLKRNILRKLVDHGAHVTVVPATMSAAEVLKLNPDGVFLSNGPGDPATLGYAVENIHALLGRKPMFGICLGHQLMGLAVGGKTFKLPYGHHGCNHPVKDLATGHVQITSQNHGFSVDAESLPEDVQVTHRNLNDGTVEGLRHTRYPAFSVQYHPEAAPGPHDADPLFTEFIRSMEREQER; encoded by the coding sequence ATGGACGCTTTACTTGTGCTCGAAGATGGCCGCGTCTTCTGGGGCCGCTCGTTCGGCGCGGACGGCGAGACGACCGGCGAGGTAGTCTTTGCGACCGGCATGACCGGCTATCAGGAGGTGCTGACCGATCCCTCCTACGCGGGGCAGATCGTCACCATGACGGCGGCGCATATCGGCAATACCGGCGTGAACGAGATCGATCCCGAAGCCGAAAAGCCGTATGTCGCGGGCTTTCTGGTGCGCGCCTACTCCGACGATTACTCGTCGTGGCGTGCCCGCACCGGGCTATCGCACTACCTCCGCGAAAACAACATCATCGCGCTGGCCGACATCGATACCCGCGCACTGACGCGGCATATTCGCGCAAAAGGCGCGCTGCGAGCCGCGATCTCGACCGAGACGGACGATGTCGATCATCTGCTGAGCCTGGCGCGTGCGACGCCCAGCATGGAGGGCCTGGATCTCGCCAGCGGCGTGGGCACCCACGAGATCTATACCTGGACCGAGGGCAGCGGCGAGTGGGCCAGTGAGACGACGCCGATCCAGCCCCGCTTCCACGTCGTGGCCTACGACTTCGGGCTGAAGCGCAACATCCTGCGCAAGCTCGTCGACCACGGCGCGCACGTTACGGTGGTTCCGGCGACGATGAGCGCCGCCGAGGTACTCAAGCTCAATCCCGACGGCGTTTTCCTCTCCAACGGCCCCGGCGATCCGGCCACGCTCGGCTATGCCGTGGAGAATATTCATGCGCTGCTTGGCCGCAAGCCGATGTTCGGGATCTGCCTGGGCCACCAGCTCATGGGCCTGGCTGTCGGCGGCAAGACCTTCAAGCTGCCCTACGGCCACCACGGCTGCAACCATCCGGTCAAAGACCTGGCGACCGGCCACGTGCAGATCACGTCGCAAAACCACGGCTTCTCGGTCGATGCCGAATCGCTGCCGGAGGACGTGCAGGTGACGCACCGCAACCTGAACGACGGCACCGTCGAGGGGCTGCGCCACACGCGCTATCCGGCGTTCTCGGTGCAGTATCACCCGGAGGCCGCGCCCGGCCCCCACGACGCCGACCCGCTTTTCACCGAGTTCATCCGATCGATGGAGCGTGAGCAGGAGCGCTAA
- a CDS encoding acetylornithine transaminase yields MTTQQLVADAERVFVNVYSRPSFVLDHGKGVEVWDTDGRRYLDFVAGVAVNALGHADPTTVAALQEQASKLIHTSNLYWTQPGIELARLLTDSCFADKVFFCNSGAEAVEGALKFARKTARERHGAGKTSIVAFEHGFHGRTTGALAATHKAAYREPFEPLLPGVRFAPFNDLDAAAGAVDKSVCAVIVEPIQGEGGITPATDAFLRGLRQLCDRHGALLIFDEIQCGGGRTGTVWAHEPSGITPDIMVIAKPLGGGLPIGAILTTDAVAAHLNPGDHGSTFAGSPLVCAVASAVFRRLSDPELLAHVREMGEHLRSRLLELQSLDSRIVDVRGRGLMQGLQIEGSAADVKNAAQEDGLLLVPAGADVLRFVPPLIVEREQIDEAIGILRHALEVLN; encoded by the coding sequence ATGACAACACAACAATTAGTCGCCGACGCCGAGCGGGTTTTTGTCAACGTGTACAGCCGCCCGTCGTTCGTGCTCGATCACGGCAAAGGCGTCGAGGTCTGGGACACCGATGGCCGCCGCTATCTCGACTTCGTGGCGGGCGTGGCGGTCAACGCGCTGGGCCACGCCGACCCGACGACGGTCGCGGCGCTGCAAGAGCAGGCGTCGAAGCTGATTCACACCTCGAATCTCTACTGGACCCAGCCGGGGATCGAGCTGGCGCGGCTGCTGACCGACTCGTGCTTCGCCGACAAGGTCTTTTTCTGCAACTCCGGCGCGGAGGCCGTCGAGGGCGCGCTCAAGTTTGCCCGCAAGACCGCCCGCGAGCGGCACGGCGCTGGCAAGACTTCGATCGTCGCGTTCGAGCACGGCTTTCATGGTCGCACCACGGGAGCGCTCGCGGCGACGCACAAAGCCGCCTACCGCGAGCCGTTCGAGCCGCTGCTGCCCGGCGTGAGATTCGCGCCGTTCAACGATCTCGACGCGGCGGCAGGCGCGGTCGACAAGTCCGTGTGCGCGGTGATCGTCGAGCCGATCCAGGGCGAGGGCGGCATCACGCCCGCGACCGATGCATTTTTGCGCGGGCTGCGCCAGCTCTGCGACCGCCACGGCGCGCTGCTGATCTTCGACGAGATCCAGTGCGGCGGCGGTCGCACCGGCACCGTGTGGGCACACGAGCCGAGCGGCATCACGCCCGACATCATGGTCATCGCCAAGCCCCTGGGCGGCGGCCTCCCCATCGGCGCGATCCTGACGACCGACGCGGTCGCGGCGCATCTCAACCCCGGCGATCACGGCTCGACCTTCGCGGGCAGCCCGCTGGTCTGCGCGGTCGCCTCCGCGGTCTTCCGCCGCCTCAGCGATCCAGAGCTGCTGGCGCATGTGCGCGAGATGGGAGAGCATCTGCGGTCGCGGCTGCTTGAGCTGCAATCGCTCGATTCGCGGATCGTAGATGTGCGCGGGCGCGGGCTGATGCAGGGCTTGCAGATCGAGGGTAGCGCCGCCGATGTCAAAAACGCGGCCCAGGAGGACGGCCTGCTGCTCGTGCCTGCCGGAGCCGATGTGCTGCGCTTCGTGCCGCCGCTGATCGTCGAGCGCGAGCAGATCGACGAGGCGATCGGGATCTTGCGACATGCGCTTGAGGTGTTAAACTGA
- the argB gene encoding acetylglutamate kinase has translation MYVLKIGGNEIDQPEFLSGLCAAVRTLTGPGAIVHGGGKETGVALARHGLDFEFVDGMRATSDAAMAVVEQVLSGAINKRLVAQLNAAGVPAIGISGVDLHLLQTRPLRPGGRDLGRVGEIVAVRAEVLHALIGQGWLPVISPISVDQQDQRPTNVNADHAALAVAAALRADELIFVSNVPGVLIDGAVLPQLTSAQVEARIADGTIGGGMVPKVRSAVDALSGVPAVRITNLAGLQAGTGTQIVR, from the coding sequence ATGTATGTACTCAAAATTGGCGGCAACGAGATCGATCAGCCGGAGTTCTTGAGCGGCCTCTGTGCAGCCGTGCGGACGCTGACGGGGCCGGGCGCGATCGTACATGGCGGCGGGAAGGAAACCGGCGTGGCGCTGGCACGGCACGGCCTCGACTTCGAGTTTGTCGACGGCATGCGCGCCACCAGCGATGCGGCGATGGCGGTGGTAGAGCAGGTGCTCAGCGGCGCGATCAACAAGCGGCTGGTCGCACAGCTCAACGCGGCGGGCGTTCCGGCGATCGGCATCAGCGGCGTAGATCTGCATCTGCTGCAAACCCGCCCGCTGCGTCCCGGTGGCCGCGATCTTGGCCGCGTGGGCGAGATCGTCGCGGTGCGGGCCGAGGTGCTGCACGCGCTGATCGGGCAGGGCTGGCTGCCGGTGATCTCGCCAATCTCGGTCGATCAGCAGGACCAGCGCCCGACTAACGTCAACGCCGATCACGCGGCGCTGGCCGTGGCAGCCGCGCTGCGCGCCGACGAGCTGATCTTTGTCTCGAACGTGCCCGGCGTGCTGATCGACGGCGCGGTGCTGCCGCAGCTTACCTCGGCGCAGGTTGAGGCGCGTATCGCCGACGGCACGATCGGCGGCGGCATGGTGCCCAAGGTGCGCTCGGCGGTCGATGCGCTGAGCGGCGTGCCAGCGGTGCGTATCACCAACCTGGCCGGATTGCAGGCCGGAACCGGAACGCAGATTGTACGGTAG
- the argC gene encoding N-acetyl-gamma-glutamyl-phosphate reductase has protein sequence MRVGIYGATGYTGFELIRWLRRHPQAEIVFATSRSYAGKRLSDTFPTTDTLPLIDAAEADPAACDIVFLCLPHGPTTIATAQEVLAAGARVIDLSNDFRLRDPQVYTAWFKHPHTAPELLAEAVYGLPELYRDQIRQARLVANPGCYPTSVLLALLPLAEAGLLDGQVIVDAKSGVSGAGRSLSLKTHFAETNENFAPYNIGHTHRHIAEMEQELAAAGAPVHVIFSPHLLPVNRGILSTIYVRLAPDIAPDAVRALYAVRYADEPFVRVLPEGQLPTLSHSVHTNLCVLGLHQADDRGNWIITSSEDNLVKGASGQALQNMNLMLGLPETAGLL, from the coding sequence ATGCGCGTTGGAATTTACGGCGCGACGGGCTATACCGGCTTTGAGCTGATCCGCTGGCTGCGGCGGCATCCCCAGGCCGAGATCGTCTTTGCCACGTCGCGCAGCTACGCGGGCAAGCGGCTCAGCGACACCTTCCCGACTACCGACACCTTGCCGCTGATCGATGCCGCCGAGGCCGATCCGGCGGCCTGCGATATTGTGTTTTTATGTCTGCCGCACGGCCCCACGACGATCGCCACGGCGCAAGAGGTGCTGGCGGCGGGCGCGCGCGTGATCGATCTGAGCAACGATTTTCGGCTGCGCGATCCGCAGGTCTATACCGCATGGTTCAAGCATCCACACACCGCGCCGGAGTTGCTGGCCGAGGCGGTCTATGGCCTGCCGGAGCTGTACCGCGATCAGATCAGGCAGGCACGGCTGGTCGCCAATCCGGGCTGCTACCCGACGAGCGTGCTGCTGGCGCTGCTGCCGCTGGCCGAGGCCGGGCTGCTGGATGGTCAGGTGATCGTCGATGCCAAGTCGGGCGTGAGCGGCGCGGGCCGCTCGCTGTCGCTCAAGACGCACTTTGCCGAGACGAACGAGAACTTCGCGCCGTACAACATCGGCCATACGCACCGGCACATCGCCGAGATGGAGCAGGAGCTTGCGGCGGCGGGAGCGCCTGTCCACGTGATTTTCTCGCCACATCTGCTGCCGGTCAATCGCGGCATTCTCTCGACGATCTACGTGCGGCTGGCCCCGGACATCGCGCCCGATGCCGTGCGCGCGCTGTACGCCGTGCGCTACGCCGACGAGCCGTTTGTGCGCGTGCTGCCGGAGGGCCAGCTACCGACGCTGAGCCACAGCGTCCATACCAATCTCTGCGTGCTCGGCCTGCACCAGGCCGACGATCGCGGCAACTGGATCATTACGTCAAGTGAGGATAATCTGGTCAAAGGCGCTTCGGGGCAGGCGCTGCAAAACATGAATCTTATGCTGGGCCTGCCGGAGACGGCGGGGCTGCTCTAA
- a CDS encoding N-acetyltransferase yields the protein MATIALHMPPARTEGEPVVRRAYVGDVEPMAGLINSYAAQGLMLPKSLAQLYNNLRDFIVVDVDGAIVGCAGLKITWRDLAEIVSLAVAPAWQGRGLGRRLCAPLISDARALGIPTVFALTYQVEFFARLGFEVVEKTILSQKVWQDCQFCSKQDCCDEIAMILRLGR from the coding sequence ATGGCAACGATTGCACTACACATGCCGCCTGCGCGCACCGAGGGCGAGCCAGTGGTTCGCCGCGCCTACGTCGGCGATGTCGAGCCGATGGCCGGATTGATCAACAGCTACGCCGCGCAAGGCTTGATGCTGCCCAAATCGCTGGCGCAGCTCTACAACAACCTGCGCGATTTCATCGTCGTCGACGTCGACGGCGCGATCGTCGGCTGCGCTGGCCTCAAAATCACCTGGCGCGACCTGGCCGAGATCGTGTCGCTGGCGGTCGCGCCCGCGTGGCAGGGCCGGGGCCTGGGCCGTCGGCTGTGCGCGCCGCTGATTTCGGACGCGCGGGCGCTGGGCATTCCGACCGTCTTCGCGCTGACGTATCAGGTCGAGTTCTTCGCGCGGCTCGGCTTCGAGGTGGTGGAGAAGACGATCCTATCGCAGAAAGTCTGGCAGGATTGCCAGTTCTGCTCGAAGCAGGATTGCTGCGACGAGATCGCGATGATCCTGCGGCTGGGCCGATAG
- the argH gene encoding argininosuccinate lyase: MKLWGGRFEGQTSELMEQFNASIGFDWRLYEADIEASVAYAEALADVGLITTDERDQLQRGLGQVLEEFGTGQFELRLSDEDIHTAVERRLHELVGPVAGKLHTGRSRNDQVATDLRIYARMAIKRLDEALCEVQRALVTQAEAHQATLMPGYTHLQRAQPVSVGHWLLSHFWPLQRDRERLQDCRRRLNLLPLGAAALAGNTFGIDRALLARVLGFDDVTRNSMDAVGDRDFVAELLFAGALLGTHLSRLAEDLIIYSSAEFGFVTLDDAYATGSSLMPQKKNPDSLELTRAKAGRLIGNLVSVLAVLKGLPSTYNKDLQEDKEGLFDTIDTLLMTLPVVGGVIGTLRFNTERMRAALDDTMLATDLADELVRLGVPFREAHGLVGQLVRAAETQGIALRDLPLETVRAAHTELADVWLHVFDMQRSIEQHHSSGGTAAQSLAEQLTAARVCTQ; encoded by the coding sequence ATGAAATTATGGGGCGGACGCTTCGAGGGCCAGACGAGCGAGCTGATGGAGCAGTTCAATGCCTCGATCGGCTTTGACTGGCGCTTGTACGAGGCCGACATCGAGGCCTCGGTAGCCTACGCCGAGGCGCTGGCCGACGTGGGGCTGATCACCACCGACGAGCGCGATCAGTTGCAGCGCGGGCTGGGACAGGTGCTGGAAGAGTTCGGCACCGGACAGTTCGAGCTACGACTCTCCGACGAAGATATTCACACCGCCGTCGAGCGCCGCCTGCACGAGCTGGTCGGGCCGGTCGCGGGCAAGCTGCACACCGGGCGCTCGCGCAACGATCAGGTAGCGACCGACCTGCGGATCTATGCGCGCATGGCGATCAAGCGGCTCGACGAGGCGCTCTGCGAGGTCCAGCGCGCGCTGGTGACGCAGGCCGAGGCGCATCAGGCGACGCTGATGCCGGGCTATACCCATCTTCAGCGCGCGCAGCCGGTATCGGTGGGGCACTGGCTGCTCTCGCACTTCTGGCCGCTCCAGCGCGACCGCGAGCGGCTTCAGGATTGCCGCAGGCGGCTCAACCTCCTACCGCTGGGCGCGGCGGCGCTGGCGGGCAACACCTTTGGCATCGATCGGGCGCTGCTGGCGCGGGTGCTCGGCTTCGACGACGTGACGCGCAACAGCATGGATGCCGTCGGAGATCGTGATTTCGTGGCCGAGCTGCTCTTCGCCGGGGCGCTGCTGGGCACGCATCTGTCGCGGCTGGCCGAGGATCTGATCATCTACAGCTCGGCGGAGTTTGGCTTTGTGACGCTCGACGACGCCTATGCAACCGGCTCGTCGCTGATGCCGCAGAAGAAAAATCCCGACTCGCTGGAGCTGACGCGCGCCAAGGCCGGGCGGCTGATCGGCAACCTCGTCAGCGTGCTGGCCGTGCTCAAGGGCCTGCCATCGACCTACAACAAAGACCTTCAGGAAGACAAAGAAGGGCTGTTCGACACGATCGATACGCTGCTGATGACGCTGCCGGTCGTCGGCGGCGTGATCGGCACGCTGCGCTTCAACACCGAGCGGATGCGCGCCGCGCTGGACGATACGATGCTGGCGACCGACCTCGCCGACGAGCTGGTGCGGCTGGGCGTGCCCTTCCGCGAGGCACACGGTCTGGTCGGACAGCTGGTTCGCGCCGCCGAAACGCAGGGCATCGCGCTGCGTGATCTGCCGCTCGAAACCGTGCGGGCGGCGCATACCGAGCTGGCGGATGTCTGGCTGCACGTCTTCGATATGCAGCGCTCGATCGAACAGCATCATAGTAGCGGCGGCACCGCTGCTCAGTCGCTCGCGGAGCAACTGACGGCGGCCCGCGTCTGCACGCAATAA
- the argJ gene encoding bifunctional glutamate N-acetyltransferase/amino-acid acetyltransferase ArgJ, translating into MSDKRQTIHAAISDDPITCVPGFRAAGVAAGIKKHGGLDLALISADQPCAAAAVFTTNQLQAAPVMFDRALLQRKSAGIRAVVINSGCANAITGEQGQRNTQTMAQAVIEALDLPCDSVLVMSTGVIGEQLPMKKLLPGVAAAAREIGADAEAGHAAARAIMTTDTRPKAVALRTTLDGVPIVIGGMCKGAGMIHPNMATLLALVCTDAAVDPVALDAALRYAVERSFNCMSIDGDTSTNDTLLVLANGLADHPPITSTDSPAFRAFREALTIVCTELAKLVARDGEGATKFVTIDVQGARSFDEARQIGRTIATSSLVKTAIYGIDANWGRVLAAVGRSGVTVDPGRLALSFGSVRLVEAGAPLAYSEADAHAALSGSEVQITVELGLGDETATVWTCDFSHEYVSINAEYRT; encoded by the coding sequence ATGAGCGACAAACGACAGACGATCCACGCCGCCATCAGCGACGATCCGATCACCTGCGTGCCGGGCTTTCGAGCCGCTGGAGTCGCGGCGGGCATCAAGAAGCACGGCGGCCTGGATCTGGCGCTGATCAGCGCCGACCAGCCGTGCGCGGCGGCGGCGGTCTTTACCACGAACCAGCTTCAGGCCGCGCCGGTCATGTTCGATCGCGCGCTGCTCCAGCGCAAGTCCGCCGGGATTCGCGCCGTGGTGATCAATAGCGGCTGCGCCAACGCGATCACCGGCGAGCAGGGCCAGCGCAACACGCAGACGATGGCGCAGGCCGTGATCGAGGCGCTCGATCTGCCCTGCGACAGCGTGCTGGTGATGTCCACCGGGGTCATCGGCGAGCAGTTGCCGATGAAGAAGCTGCTGCCGGGCGTGGCTGCCGCCGCCAGAGAGATTGGGGCGGATGCCGAGGCCGGACACGCCGCCGCGCGCGCGATCATGACCACCGACACGCGGCCCAAAGCGGTCGCGCTGCGCACCACGCTCGACGGCGTGCCGATCGTGATCGGCGGCATGTGCAAAGGCGCTGGTATGATCCATCCCAACATGGCGACGCTGCTGGCGCTGGTCTGCACCGACGCGGCGGTCGATCCCGTGGCGCTGGATGCCGCGCTGCGCTACGCCGTGGAGCGCTCGTTCAACTGCATGTCGATCGACGGCGATACCAGCACCAACGATACGCTGCTGGTGCTGGCGAACGGCCTGGCCGATCATCCGCCGATCACATCCACCGACTCGCCCGCTTTTCGCGCGTTCCGCGAGGCGCTGACGATCGTCTGCACCGAACTTGCTAAGCTGGTTGCACGCGACGGCGAGGGCGCGACCAAGTTCGTCACTATCGATGTGCAGGGCGCGCGCAGCTTCGACGAGGCGCGGCAGATCGGGCGGACCATCGCTACATCAAGCCTGGTCAAGACGGCGATCTACGGCATCGACGCCAACTGGGGCCGCGTGCTGGCGGCGGTCGGGCGCAGCGGCGTGACGGTCGATCCCGGCAGGCTGGCGCTCTCCTTCGGCAGCGTTCGGCTGGTCGAGGCGGGCGCTCCGCTGGCCTACAGCGAGGCCGACGCACACGCCGCGCTGAGCGGCTCCGAGGTGCAGATCACGGTCGAGCTTGGCCTCGGCGACGAGACGGCGACGGTCTGGACCTGCGATTTTTCGCACGAGTACGTGTCGATCAATGCGGAGTATCGAACGTAA
- a CDS encoding histidine phosphatase family protein produces the protein MMTNLYIIRHGEAVCNVGNIVGGRNGCQGLTPRGHEQAARLQARLARGEIRADVLYASPLRRARETAQAAAAGLDVPIRWDEEFEEIRPGEADGMTYDEARERFNTAGRDIVYQPYSPGGESFAMFVARVGRALSRILRQHEGQNIVVVAHGGIIEASFYYFLGSSAALVLRSGFWIHHTSITQWRQGDPASDQRWYLLRYNDVAHLDSEMLASTEPL, from the coding sequence ATGATGACGAATCTTTACATCATTCGACACGGCGAGGCGGTCTGCAACGTCGGCAATATCGTCGGCGGGCGCAACGGCTGCCAGGGGCTCACGCCGCGCGGCCACGAGCAGGCGGCGCGGCTGCAAGCTCGGCTGGCGCGTGGCGAGATCCGCGCCGATGTGCTCTACGCCAGCCCGCTGCGGCGTGCCCGTGAGACGGCGCAGGCGGCGGCGGCTGGCCTCGACGTGCCGATCCGCTGGGACGAGGAGTTCGAGGAAATTCGGCCAGGTGAGGCCGACGGCATGACCTACGACGAGGCGCGCGAGCGCTTCAACACGGCGGGGCGCGACATCGTGTACCAGCCGTACTCGCCTGGCGGCGAGAGCTTCGCCATGTTTGTTGCCCGCGTCGGCAGGGCGCTCAGCCGCATCCTGCGCCAGCACGAAGGACAGAACATCGTCGTCGTGGCGCACGGCGGGATCATTGAGGCATCGTTCTACTACTTCCTCGGCTCCAGCGCGGCGCTCGTGCTGCGCTCCGGCTTCTGGATTCATCATACCTCGATCACCCAGTGGCGGCAGGGCGACCCCGCGAGCGACCAGCGCTGGTATTTGTTGCGTTACAACGATGTCGCGCATCTCGATTCGGAGATGCTGGCCTCGACGGAGCCATTATGA
- a CDS encoding argininosuccinate synthase, with protein MAKSGINKVVLAYSGGLDTSVIVPWLRENYGCEVICYCSDLGQEEELGGLEAKGLQSGASKVIIEDLREEFIRDYILPTVQAGAVYERKYLLGTSMARPLIAKRQVEIAEQEGADAVAHGCTGKGNDQVRFELTYMALNPRLKVIAPWREWDIRSREDAIRYANAHNIPIAQTEKKIYSRDRNIWHISHEGGILEDPWSEPEESMYTLTVAPEAAPNEPEYLVLGFERGVPVAVDGERLGLVELLCVLNTLGGKHGIGRVDLVENRLVGMKSHGVYETPGGTILQTAHRELELLTLDRETLHYKDRVALEYADLVYNGRWFTPLKQHMDRFVLSTQENVTGDVRLKLFKGQAHVVGRRSPVSLYREDFATFGKEDVYDQRDAEGFIHLYGLPLKVEALVSSEGGANRYRQPDFSTFKRD; from the coding sequence ATGGCAAAGTCGGGTATTAACAAGGTGGTGCTGGCCTATTCGGGCGGTCTGGACACATCGGTGATCGTGCCGTGGCTGCGCGAGAACTATGGCTGCGAGGTAATCTGCTACTGCTCGGACCTGGGCCAGGAAGAAGAGCTGGGCGGTCTTGAGGCCAAGGGCCTTCAGAGCGGCGCGTCGAAGGTGATCATCGAGGATCTGCGCGAGGAGTTTATCCGCGACTATATTCTGCCGACGGTGCAGGCGGGCGCGGTCTATGAGCGCAAGTACCTGCTGGGCACGTCGATGGCCCGCCCGCTGATCGCCAAGCGGCAGGTCGAGATCGCCGAGCAAGAGGGCGCGGACGCCGTGGCGCATGGCTGCACTGGCAAGGGCAACGATCAGGTGCGCTTCGAGCTGACCTACATGGCGCTCAATCCCCGGCTCAAGGTGATCGCTCCCTGGCGCGAGTGGGACATTCGCTCCCGCGAAGATGCGATCCGCTACGCCAACGCCCACAACATCCCCATCGCGCAGACCGAGAAGAAGATCTACAGCCGCGACCGCAACATCTGGCATATCTCGCACGAGGGCGGCATCCTCGAAGATCCGTGGAGCGAGCCAGAAGAAAGCATGTACACGCTGACAGTCGCGCCTGAGGCAGCGCCGAACGAGCCGGAGTATCTGGTGCTGGGCTTCGAGCGCGGCGTGCCCGTCGCAGTCGACGGCGAGCGCCTGGGCCTGGTCGAGCTGCTCTGTGTGCTCAACACGCTGGGCGGCAAGCACGGCATCGGGCGCGTCGATCTGGTCGAGAACCGGCTGGTGGGCATGAAATCGCACGGCGTCTACGAGACGCCCGGCGGCACGATCCTCCAGACGGCGCATCGCGAGCTTGAGCTGCTGACGCTCGACCGCGAGACGCTGCACTACAAAGATCGCGTCGCGCTGGAGTACGCCGATCTGGTCTATAACGGTCGCTGGTTCACGCCGCTCAAGCAGCACATGGATCGCTTCGTGCTGTCGACGCAGGAGAACGTCACGGGCGATGTGCGCCTGAAGCTCTTCAAAGGCCAGGCGCACGTCGTCGGGCGGCGCTCGCCCGTCTCGCTCTACCGCGAAGACTTCGCGACGTTCGGGAAGGAAGATGTGTACGATCAGCGCGACGCCGAGGGCTTTATTCACCTCTACGGGCTGCCGCTCAAGGTCGAGGCGCTGGTCAGCTCGGAGGGCGGGGCCAATCGCTACCGCCAGCCCGATTTCAGCACGTTCAAGCGGGATTAA